A section of the Malania oleifera isolate guangnan ecotype guangnan chromosome 2, ASM2987363v1, whole genome shotgun sequence genome encodes:
- the LOC131149792 gene encoding tetraspanin-3 encodes MRASNHLIGLVNFLTFLLAILILGGGIWLSSRANNTDCMKFLQWPLIVIGAAMMVISLAGIAGACYRNTLLMSLYLWVMFFVIVALIGFVIFAYAVTDKGSGRSVPNRVYKDYYLEDYSGWLKDRVTDPGYWAKIGSCIRDSKVCARLRQEIGGVPESADMFYLRHLSPVESGCCKPPTECGFVYVNETGWNSGGGLGGGSLDCTTWSNDQEQLCYSCNSCKAGVLASLRKSWRKVSIINIVVLILLVIFYLIACVAYRNDVRMDNDEPYGETRMTKSHPSRIQF; translated from the exons atgaGAGCGAGCAACCACTTGATAGGGCTGGTGAACTTCCTGACGTTCCTGCTAGCGATCCTGATCCTGGGCGGAGGGATATGGCTGAGCAGCCGGGCCAACAACACCGACTGCATGAAGTTCCTGCAGTGGCCGCTCATCGTGATCGGGGCGGCTATGATGGTGATCTCGCTGGCGGGGATAGCCGGCGCGTGCTACCGCAACACCCTCCTCATGTCCCTGTACCTGTGGGTGATGTTCTTCGTGATCGTGGCGCTGATCGGGTTCGTGATATTCGCGTACGCCGTCACTGACAAGGGGTCGGGTCGCTCCGTGCCCAACCGGGTCTACAAGGACTACTACCTGGAGGACTACTCGGGTTGGCTGAAGGACCGGGTCACCGACCCAGGCTACTGGGCCAAGATCGGCTCCTGCATTAGGGACTCCAAGGTCTGCGCCCGCCTCCGCCAAGAGATTGGCGGAGTACCCGAATCCGCTGACATGTTCTACCTTAGACATCTCAGCCCGGTTGAG TCTGGGTGTTGCAAACCCCCCACAGAGTGCGGCTTCGTGTACGTAAATGAGACTGGGTGGAACTCTGGTGGTGGGCTGGGGGGAGGCAGCCTGGATTGCACCACCTGGAGCAATGACCAGGAGCAACTGTGCTACTCCTGCAACTCCTGCAAGGCTGGTGTCCTGGCCAGCCTCAGGAAGAGCTGGAGGAAGGTCTCTATCATCAACATTGTTGTCTTGATTCTCCTGGTCATCTTCTACCTCATCGCGTGTGTGGCTTACCGAAACGATGTCCGGATGGACAATGATGAACCCTACGGCGAGACGAGGATGACCAAGTCACACCCCAGTAGGATTCAATTCTAA
- the LOC131148084 gene encoding uncharacterized protein LOC131148084 — MTIFIQAYDLDLWEIISNGDFLFTKKNDKNVDIPKAIMELSKSEKRLGELNFKARHFINYALNDIEYSRICGCETTKEMWDLLQNTYEELKKEMGVTLDSSSATYQDILGETYSCFIANDQGEIGSDDDDDYTP; from the coding sequence ATGACCATCTTCATTCAAGCATACgacttggatttgtgggagatcatctcaaaTGGAGACTTCTTATTCACAAAGAAAAATGACAAGAATGTGGACATTCCAAAGGCTATAATGGAGCTATCAAAAAGCGAAAAGAGGTTAGGtgaactcaattttaaagcaaGACATTTTATTAATTATGCTTTAAATGATATTGAATATAGTCGTATTTGCGGATGTGAAACcacaaaagaaatgtgggatttGCTTCAAAACACCTATGAAGAGCTTAAGAAAGAAATGGGTGTTACCTTAGATTCATCTAGTGCTACTTACCAAGACATATTAGGAGAAACATATTCTTGCTTCATAGCCAATGACCAAGGAGAAATAGGTtcggatgatgatgatgattacactccttaa